Proteins from one Streptomyces sp. NBC_00390 genomic window:
- a CDS encoding type II secretion system F family protein: protein MDNLPLLTLGVTLIGCVLAVLGTVTYAAGRAQRQALVERMSQTGPSAVESGRRRFSGIDRRLRRTRLGKRIERSISATGLELTPGEYVVYVVAALLALYAVMASVFAPFFGLIAAVIGLWGANGFLTWQRTKRTEAFISQLPELTRVLANATQAGLALRTAIGMAVDELDDPAREELRRVADQLALGRSLDEALDDLVERLPSRELTVLVSTLILSNRAGGTIVTSLRNLTETLEERKETRREVTTLLSQVKVTAVAVPVLGMGFLLLINGMRDGALDDMTSALGGRIAVVVAAGLYALGFVLINRLTRVRI, encoded by the coding sequence ATGGACAACCTCCCGCTCCTCACGCTCGGCGTCACCCTGATCGGCTGTGTGCTCGCCGTACTCGGTACGGTCACCTACGCCGCGGGCCGGGCGCAGCGGCAGGCCCTGGTGGAACGCATGTCCCAGACCGGGCCGTCGGCAGTCGAGAGCGGCCGCCGCCGCTTCAGCGGCATCGACCGGCGGCTGCGCAGGACGCGGCTCGGCAAGAGGATCGAGCGCAGCATCTCGGCAACCGGCCTGGAGCTGACCCCCGGCGAGTACGTCGTCTACGTCGTCGCCGCCCTGCTGGCGCTGTACGCCGTCATGGCCTCCGTCTTCGCCCCGTTCTTCGGTCTGATCGCAGCCGTCATCGGCCTCTGGGGCGCCAACGGCTTTCTCACCTGGCAGCGCACGAAACGCACCGAGGCGTTCATCAGCCAGCTGCCCGAGCTCACCCGCGTCCTCGCCAACGCCACCCAGGCCGGGCTCGCCCTGCGCACCGCCATCGGTATGGCCGTGGACGAACTCGACGACCCCGCGCGCGAGGAACTGCGCCGAGTGGCCGACCAGCTGGCCCTCGGCCGCTCGCTGGACGAGGCGCTCGACGACCTCGTCGAACGGCTCCCGTCACGCGAACTGACCGTGCTGGTCTCGACGCTGATCCTGTCCAACCGGGCCGGCGGCACCATCGTGACGTCGCTGCGCAACCTCACCGAGACCCTGGAGGAGCGCAAGGAGACCCGTCGGGAGGTCACCACCCTGCTCTCCCAGGTCAAGGTGACCGCCGTGGCCGTTCCCGTACTCGGCATGGGCTTCCTGCTGCTCATCAACGGTATGCGAGACGGCGCACTCGACGACATGACCAGTGCGCTGGGCGGCCGGATCGCCGTGGTCGTGGCGGCGGGGCTGTACGCGCTCGGCTTCGTCCTGATCAACCGGCTCACGCGTGTCCGCATCTGA
- a CDS encoding CpaF family protein, whose protein sequence is MSLQARIKRMDGPEPTGGQSEESRLVGVYRTKLLEEIDLAEMSALSAADRRARLERVLGHIISREGPVLSTAERTQLIRRVVDEALGLGILEPLLEDASISEIMVNGPDQVFVERSGRLEQLPMRFSSEEQLMQTIERIVSTVNRRVDEANPMVDARLPSGERVNVIIPPLSLTGPILTIRRFPRAFTLQEMIDLGSLDEHILMLLASLVRAKFNVIVSGATGTGKTTLLNALSGLIPEGERIVTIEDSAELQLQQSHVITLESRPANVEGKGRITIRDLVRNSLRMRPDRIIVGEVRGGETLDMLQAMSTGHDGSLATVHANSAEDALMRLQTLSSMSEVELPFVAIHDQINSAVDIVVQLTRHADGTRRITEIAVVDSYGREDYRFVTVCRFEARPMTADGRVHGRFAYFPLPRRVAGRLYMAGEAIPPAFGVAASEGQLALRTSTA, encoded by the coding sequence ATGAGCCTGCAGGCGCGCATCAAGCGTATGGACGGCCCCGAGCCCACGGGCGGGCAGAGCGAGGAGAGCCGGCTCGTCGGCGTCTACCGCACCAAACTTCTCGAGGAGATCGACCTCGCCGAGATGTCCGCGCTCTCCGCGGCCGACCGCAGAGCCCGGCTGGAGCGGGTACTGGGCCACATCATCAGCCGCGAGGGCCCCGTCCTGTCCACCGCCGAGCGCACCCAGCTCATCCGCAGAGTGGTCGACGAGGCCCTGGGACTCGGCATCCTCGAACCGCTCCTCGAAGACGCCTCCATCAGCGAGATCATGGTCAACGGCCCCGATCAGGTCTTCGTCGAGCGCAGCGGCCGCCTCGAACAGCTCCCCATGCGCTTCTCCTCCGAGGAACAGCTGATGCAGACGATCGAGCGCATCGTCTCCACCGTCAACCGGCGCGTCGACGAGGCGAATCCGATGGTCGACGCCCGCCTCCCCAGTGGAGAGCGCGTGAACGTCATCATTCCGCCGCTGTCCCTGACCGGCCCGATCCTCACCATCCGGCGCTTCCCGCGGGCCTTCACCCTTCAGGAGATGATCGACCTCGGCTCCCTGGACGAGCACATCCTGATGCTGCTCGCGTCGCTGGTGCGCGCCAAGTTCAACGTGATCGTCTCCGGGGCCACCGGCACCGGGAAGACCACCCTGCTCAATGCGCTGTCCGGGCTGATCCCGGAGGGCGAGCGCATCGTCACCATCGAGGACTCCGCCGAACTCCAGCTCCAGCAGTCGCACGTCATCACCCTGGAGAGCCGGCCGGCCAATGTCGAGGGCAAGGGCCGCATCACCATCCGCGACCTGGTGCGCAACTCCCTGCGGATGCGCCCCGACCGCATCATCGTCGGTGAGGTCCGCGGCGGCGAGACGCTCGACATGCTCCAGGCGATGTCGACCGGCCACGACGGCTCGCTGGCCACGGTGCACGCCAACAGCGCAGAGGACGCGCTGATGCGACTGCAGACCCTGAGCTCCATGTCGGAGGTCGAGCTGCCGTTCGTGGCCATCCACGACCAGATCAACAGCGCGGTCGACATCGTCGTCCAGCTCACCCGGCACGCCGACGGCACACGCAGGATCACCGAGATCGCCGTCGTCGACTCGTACGGGCGCGAGGACTACCGCTTCGTCACCGTCTGCCGCTTCGAGGCGCGGCCCATGACCGCGGACGGGCGCGTGCACGGCCGGTTCGCCTACTTTCCGCTCCCGCGGCGGGTCGCAGGCCGGCTCTATATGGCCGGTGAGGCGATTCCCCCGGCCTTCGGCGTCGCGGCGTCGGAGGGACAGCTCGCTCTGCGCACCTCGACCGCTTGA
- a CDS encoding TadE/TadG family type IV pilus assembly protein — MRREAVRRDRGQAVIEYGGWLFLLLFVAMIAVQVGLAVYAAQQAGTAARAAARVASQDDAQLDPEAAGRASISSWLGAGFETAVNGDEVTVTVTVDIPQVVGIDFGTATKSATMPRDPGRDGD, encoded by the coding sequence ATGCGCAGGGAGGCGGTACGCCGCGACCGGGGACAGGCCGTGATCGAGTACGGCGGCTGGCTGTTCCTGCTGCTCTTCGTCGCCATGATCGCGGTGCAGGTGGGCCTCGCGGTGTATGCGGCGCAGCAGGCCGGCACCGCCGCGCGGGCCGCGGCCCGGGTGGCGTCCCAGGACGATGCACAGCTCGACCCCGAGGCGGCCGGCCGGGCGTCGATCAGCTCCTGGCTCGGTGCCGGCTTCGAGACGGCGGTGAACGGCGACGAGGTCACGGTCACGGTCACGGTCGACATACCGCAGGTCGTCGGCATCGACTTCGGAACGGCCACCAAGAGCGCCACCATGCCGCGCGACCCGGGTCGTGACGGTGACTGA
- a CDS encoding pilus assembly protein, translating to MSAARAVGRLRAADDRGQSVIEFTGMVPIILVTLAVLWQSALVGYTFVLAGNAADKAVRAGTVAEENRVAACERAGQEDVPGSWTTRISCAPQGDLLTAEARLDVPLLFPGGFDLPITVRGEAAAALERE from the coding sequence GTGAGCGCGGCGCGGGCGGTGGGCCGGCTGCGGGCGGCGGACGACCGGGGCCAGTCCGTCATCGAGTTCACCGGCATGGTCCCGATCATCCTGGTGACCCTCGCGGTGCTGTGGCAGTCCGCCCTCGTCGGCTACACCTTCGTACTCGCCGGGAACGCCGCGGACAAGGCGGTCCGCGCGGGGACGGTGGCCGAGGAAAACCGTGTCGCGGCATGCGAGCGAGCGGGACAGGAGGACGTACCCGGCTCGTGGACGACCCGGATCTCCTGCGCGCCGCAGGGAGACCTGCTGACCGCAGAGGCACGGCTGGACGTGCCGCTGCTGTTCCCCGGCGGGTTCGACCTCCCGATCACCGTCCGCGGCGAGGCCGCCGCCGCGCTGGAGCGTGAGTGA
- a CDS encoding AAA family ATPase: MTTRILPAVGDPDAARSVTTLLGQLPDTEPAAPVGDSTSLLDTLARLAAESLDELPEVVLVHERIGPVPALELIREVALRFPAVGVVLVTSDASPGLYSAAMDSGARGLVGLPMSYEVLAQRIQSAAGWSAGVRRHLGQGAEVLTGPGGTVVTVSGAKGGVGTTVTAIQLALAAQASGHTAALIDLDLQSGDVASYLDVQFRRSVADLSAIQDISPRVLQDALFSHETGLGLLLAPAEGERAEDVSDRLVRQIVSALRHRYEIVVIDCGTHMTTANAAAIEMADTTLLVTTPDVVTVRATKRMVRLWDRLQIRKAEETVTVVNRHTRNTEIQPSLVEKITATRVARAAVPANFKELQAVVDAGRLQDLEPKSTVKQALWSLAGELGLVKNAQGSERPGGRFRGERAPFGAGGRRPGRAK; encoded by the coding sequence ATGACCACCCGTATCCTCCCCGCCGTCGGTGACCCCGACGCCGCCCGATCCGTCACCACCCTGCTCGGCCAGCTCCCGGACACCGAACCGGCCGCACCGGTGGGCGATTCGACCTCCCTGCTCGACACACTCGCCCGGCTGGCCGCCGAGTCGCTCGACGAACTGCCCGAAGTCGTGCTGGTCCACGAACGCATCGGCCCGGTCCCCGCCCTTGAACTCATCCGGGAGGTGGCGCTGCGCTTCCCCGCTGTCGGCGTCGTGCTCGTCACCTCCGACGCCAGTCCCGGCCTGTACTCGGCGGCGATGGACTCCGGCGCCCGCGGACTGGTCGGGCTGCCGATGTCGTACGAAGTGCTGGCGCAGCGCATCCAGTCGGCGGCCGGCTGGTCCGCCGGCGTGCGCCGCCATCTGGGCCAGGGCGCCGAGGTCCTCACCGGACCCGGCGGCACCGTCGTCACCGTCAGCGGAGCCAAGGGCGGCGTCGGCACCACGGTCACCGCGATCCAGCTCGCGCTCGCCGCCCAGGCCTCCGGGCACACGGCGGCGCTCATCGACCTGGACCTGCAGAGCGGCGACGTCGCCTCCTACCTCGACGTGCAGTTCCGGCGGTCCGTCGCCGACCTGTCCGCCATCCAGGACATCTCGCCGCGCGTCCTGCAGGACGCCCTGTTCAGCCACGAGACGGGCCTCGGACTGCTCCTCGCGCCGGCCGAGGGCGAGCGGGCCGAGGACGTCAGTGACCGCCTCGTACGCCAGATCGTCAGCGCTCTGCGCCACCGCTACGAGATCGTCGTCATCGACTGCGGTACACACATGACCACCGCCAACGCGGCCGCCATCGAGATGGCGGACACCACGCTGCTGGTCACCACCCCGGACGTGGTGACCGTACGGGCCACCAAGCGCATGGTGCGGCTGTGGGACCGGCTGCAGATCCGCAAGGCGGAGGAGACGGTGACCGTCGTCAACCGGCACACGCGCAATACGGAGATCCAGCCCTCGCTGGTCGAGAAGATCACCGCCACCAGGGTCGCGCGGGCCGCCGTCCCGGCGAACTTCAAGGAGCTGCAGGCGGTCGTCGACGCCGGCCGGCTGCAGGACCTGGAGCCCAAGTCCACCGTCAAGCAGGCGTTGTGGAGCCTCGCGGGCGAACTGGGGCTGGTGAAGAACGCCCAGGGTTCCGAGCGGCCGGGCGGGCGTTTCCGCGGCGAGCGTGCACCGTTCGGCGCGGGTGGCCGTCGGCCGGGGCGGGCGAAGTGA
- the cpaB gene encoding Flp pilus assembly protein CpaB has protein sequence MNARQRRGVLLLLLSVLCAFGAFAGVLSVISDVNAKVGPEVAAYRVKADIAPYTPLSAGQFEKVTMPERWLSPSAVTDLDAIEGRIAVTQLRRGSLLQSDMIVRKPQLESGQQEIAIMIDAATGVAGKIRPGSLVNIFATFAARDNSEVDQSRIIVAGARVIDVGELTPLDRRNGERTNGPSEAVPITFALNTADAQRVAYAESFAEHVRLALLPDGSATELRPGEGSYDLSEDRNK, from the coding sequence ATGAATGCTCGGCAGCGCCGCGGCGTACTTCTCCTTCTGCTCTCGGTACTCTGCGCCTTCGGCGCGTTCGCCGGCGTGCTCTCGGTGATCAGCGATGTGAATGCCAAGGTCGGGCCCGAGGTCGCCGCGTACCGCGTCAAGGCGGACATCGCTCCCTACACGCCGCTTTCGGCAGGACAGTTCGAGAAGGTCACCATGCCCGAGCGCTGGCTGTCGCCGAGCGCCGTGACCGACCTCGACGCGATCGAAGGAAGGATCGCCGTCACCCAGCTGCGCAGAGGTTCGCTGCTGCAGAGCGACATGATCGTCAGGAAGCCGCAGCTCGAGAGCGGCCAGCAGGAGATCGCGATCATGATCGACGCGGCGACCGGCGTGGCCGGAAAGATCAGGCCGGGCAGCCTCGTCAACATCTTCGCCACCTTCGCCGCACGCGACAACAGCGAGGTGGACCAGTCCCGGATCATCGTCGCGGGCGCCCGGGTCATCGACGTCGGCGAGCTCACCCCCCTGGACCGGAGGAACGGCGAGCGGACCAACGGGCCCAGCGAGGCCGTCCCGATCACATTCGCCCTGAACACCGCCGACGCCCAGCGCGTCGCCTACGCCGAGTCGTTCGCCGAGCATGTACGCCTTGCCCTGCTCCCCGACGGCAGCGCCACGGAACTCCGCCCCGGCGAGGGCAGTTACGACCTCTCCGAAGACAGGAACAAGTGA
- a CDS encoding chitinase: MDPTTRVRRWIGSALALAVGTGLTIMGTAGTAQAADVNVAKNSGFESGLANWSCSAGSGAAVSSPVHGGAGALKATPAGLDNARCTQTVAVKPNSTYTLSAWVQGGYAYLGATGTGTTDVSTWTPDSSGWKQLTTSFRTGASTTSVNVYTHGWYGTSPYFVDDVSVFGPDGGGGPDPDPVVPATPAGLAVGSVTSSSVSLNWTAVSGATGYNVYRDGTKVQSASGTSATVTGLAANTSYSFQVTATNTAGESAKSATVTGRTSPTGPNPNPSVPKHALTGYWQNFNNGATVQKLRDVQSQYDIIAVSFADSTATPGQIVFNLDPAVGYASVADFKADIAAKKSAGKSVIISVGGEKGNVTINSDASATAFADSAYALMQEYGFSGVDIDLEHGINSTYLTKALRQLSAKAGSGMVLTMAPQTIDMQSTNTEYFKTALAVKDILTVVNMQYYNSGSMLGCDQRVYSQGSVDFLTALACIQLEGGLDPSQVGLGVPASTRGAGSGYVDPQIVKNALDCLTRGTNCGSFKPSKTYPGLRGAMTWSTNWDATAGNAWSNAVGPHVHNLP; the protein is encoded by the coding sequence GTGGACCCCACCACACGCGTACGGAGATGGATCGGCAGCGCCTTGGCGCTCGCCGTCGGCACCGGCCTGACCATCATGGGCACCGCGGGAACCGCGCAGGCCGCCGACGTCAACGTCGCGAAGAACTCGGGCTTCGAGTCAGGGCTCGCCAACTGGTCCTGCTCCGCCGGAAGCGGCGCCGCCGTCTCCTCGCCGGTGCACGGTGGAGCCGGCGCGCTCAAGGCCACACCGGCCGGCCTGGACAACGCCAGATGCACACAGACCGTGGCCGTAAAGCCCAACTCGACGTACACGCTGAGCGCCTGGGTGCAGGGCGGGTACGCCTACCTCGGCGCGACCGGCACCGGCACCACCGACGTGTCCACCTGGACGCCGGACAGCTCCGGCTGGAAGCAGCTGACCACCAGCTTCCGCACGGGCGCGAGCACCACGTCCGTCAACGTCTACACCCACGGGTGGTACGGCACGTCCCCGTACTTCGTTGACGACGTGTCCGTCTTCGGCCCGGACGGTGGCGGCGGCCCGGACCCGGATCCGGTCGTCCCGGCCACGCCCGCGGGCCTGGCCGTCGGCTCCGTCACCTCGTCGTCCGTCAGCCTGAACTGGACCGCCGTGAGCGGCGCCACCGGCTACAACGTCTACCGCGACGGCACCAAGGTCCAGTCGGCGAGCGGCACTTCGGCCACCGTGACCGGCCTGGCGGCGAACACGTCGTACAGCTTCCAGGTCACCGCGACCAACACGGCGGGCGAGTCCGCCAAGTCCGCGACGGTCACCGGAAGGACCAGCCCCACCGGGCCGAACCCCAACCCGTCGGTGCCCAAGCACGCGCTGACCGGCTACTGGCAGAACTTCAACAACGGCGCCACCGTGCAGAAGCTGCGCGACGTGCAGTCCCAGTACGACATCATCGCCGTGTCGTTCGCCGACTCGACCGCCACCCCCGGCCAGATCGTCTTCAACCTCGACCCGGCCGTCGGCTACGCGTCGGTGGCCGACTTCAAGGCGGACATCGCCGCGAAGAAGTCGGCGGGCAAGTCGGTGATCATCTCGGTCGGTGGCGAGAAGGGCAATGTCACCATCAACAGTGACGCCTCCGCGACCGCCTTCGCGGACAGCGCCTACGCCCTGATGCAGGAGTACGGCTTCAGCGGTGTCGACATCGACCTCGAGCACGGCATCAACTCGACCTATCTGACCAAGGCCCTGCGCCAGCTGTCGGCCAAGGCGGGCTCCGGCATGGTTCTGACGATGGCACCGCAGACCATCGACATGCAGAGCACGAACACGGAGTACTTCAAGACTGCGCTCGCCGTGAAGGACATCCTCACGGTCGTCAACATGCAGTACTACAACAGCGGTTCCATGCTCGGCTGCGACCAGAGGGTCTACTCGCAGGGCTCGGTGGACTTCCTGACGGCGCTCGCCTGCATCCAGCTGGAGGGCGGCCTCGACCCGTCCCAGGTCGGCCTCGGCGTCCCGGCGTCCACGCGCGGCGCGGGCAGCGGATACGTCGACCCGCAGATCGTGAAGAACGCCCTCGACTGCCTGACCCGCGGCACGAACTGCGGTTCCTTCAAGCCGTCGAAGACGTATCCGGGTCTGCGCGGCGCGATGACCTGGTCCACGAACTGGGACGCGACGGCCGGCAACGCCTGGTCCAACGCGGTCGGCCCGCACGTCCACAACCTGCCCTAG
- a CDS encoding Nramp family divalent metal transporter, with product MADTTDHSTDDTCSADESASPATRKASWRHIGPGIVVAATGVGAGDLVATLIAGSKFGYTLMWAAIVGCIVKISLAEATGRWHLATGRTMFDGWRSLGGWTSVYFGIYVVVWGFIYGATAMSSTALPLVALFPDTPGGLKTFAIAAGLIGLALVWFNRYARFEKLMTVLIGVKFLIVVYVAVRVAPDLPAAFAGLAPVLPDGSFFYTLGLVGGVGGTITLAAYGYWINSKGWTDATWMKMMRLDNRVAYATTGVFVVAMLIIGAELLHASNIALASGDKGLLELGGVLEDRFGVFTAKLFLIGFCATSFSALVGVWHGVSLLFADFTERIQRTRQGIDEDAVAEVAEGRRERSWPFRAYMLWLTFPPMGLLWLDEPFGLVIAYGVLGAAFMPFLALTLIWLLNSERTPREWRNGTVSNSMLALAGLLFLVLAVKQVMDQPWSDIF from the coding sequence ATGGCAGACACCACCGATCACAGCACCGACGACACCTGCAGCGCCGACGAATCCGCCTCCCCGGCCACCCGTAAAGCGAGTTGGAGACACATCGGCCCCGGGATCGTCGTCGCCGCGACCGGTGTCGGCGCGGGCGACCTGGTTGCCACTCTCATCGCGGGCAGCAAGTTCGGCTACACGCTCATGTGGGCGGCGATCGTCGGCTGCATCGTCAAGATCTCGCTCGCCGAGGCGACCGGGCGCTGGCATCTGGCCACCGGGCGCACGATGTTCGACGGCTGGCGCAGCCTGGGCGGATGGACCTCGGTCTACTTCGGGATCTATGTCGTCGTCTGGGGATTCATCTACGGCGCAACGGCGATGTCGTCCACCGCGCTGCCGCTGGTCGCGCTCTTCCCGGACACGCCGGGCGGCCTCAAGACCTTCGCGATCGCCGCAGGCCTCATCGGTCTCGCGCTCGTCTGGTTCAACCGCTACGCGCGCTTCGAGAAGCTGATGACCGTCCTGATCGGCGTCAAGTTCCTGATCGTCGTGTACGTGGCCGTCCGCGTCGCGCCCGATCTGCCCGCCGCGTTCGCAGGTCTCGCCCCCGTCCTGCCGGACGGCTCCTTCTTCTACACCCTGGGCCTCGTCGGCGGCGTCGGCGGCACGATCACCCTGGCGGCGTACGGCTACTGGATCAACTCCAAGGGCTGGACCGACGCGACCTGGATGAAGATGATGCGCCTGGACAACCGGGTCGCCTACGCGACCACCGGTGTCTTCGTCGTCGCCATGCTCATCATCGGCGCCGAGCTGCTGCACGCCTCGAACATCGCGCTGGCCTCCGGTGACAAGGGCCTGCTCGAACTCGGCGGCGTCCTGGAGGACCGGTTCGGGGTCTTCACCGCCAAGCTCTTTCTCATCGGCTTCTGCGCCACGTCCTTCTCGGCCCTCGTCGGCGTCTGGCACGGCGTGAGTCTGCTCTTCGCCGACTTCACCGAGCGCATCCAGCGCACCCGGCAGGGAATCGACGAGGATGCGGTGGCGGAGGTCGCCGAGGGCCGCCGCGAGCGGTCATGGCCGTTCCGCGCGTACATGCTGTGGCTGACCTTCCCGCCGATGGGCCTGCTCTGGCTGGACGAGCCCTTCGGCCTGGTGATCGCGTACGGAGTCCTGGGCGCGGCCTTCATGCCGTTCCTGGCGCTGACACTGATCTGGCTCCTCAACTCCGAGCGCACTCCTCGGGAATGGCGCAACGGAACGGTGAGCAACTCGATGCTGGCGCTCGCGGGCCTGCTGTTCCTGGTCCTGGCCGTCAAGCAGGTCATGGACCAGCCCTGGTCCGACATCTTCTGA
- a CDS encoding M14 family metallopeptidase: MRLRIRASGRKAATLAALLALAVAVPLTASASPPPDSTAPVAAAETDEQTRQYQIHGPSTVAARTAVAATGVSIDEVDDHTVVVSATAAQAKRLRALGHTLKALPAPPDRRTAAEVKPFDFPSADSRYHNYAEMTAEIDQRIASRPNIMSKRVIGKSYQGRDIVAIKVSDNVATDENEPEVIFTHHQHAREHLTVEMALYLLREFAEDYGTDSRITNAVNGREIWIVPDLNPDGGEYDIATGSYRSWRKNRQPNTGSSYVGTDMNRNWNYRWGCCGGSSGSTSSETYRGRAAESAPEVKVVADFVRSRIVGGKQQIRTGIDFHTYSELVLWPFGYTTANTAPGLTQDDRDAFATVGQKMAASNGYTPEQSSDLYITDGSIDDWLWGSQKIFGYTFEMFPTSVFGGGFYPPDEVIERETSRNRDAVLQLLENSDCMYRSIGKEAQYCTG, from the coding sequence ATGCGACTTCGCATTCGCGCGAGCGGACGGAAGGCCGCCACCCTCGCGGCCCTGCTGGCGCTCGCCGTGGCCGTGCCCCTCACGGCCAGTGCCTCGCCGCCGCCGGACTCGACCGCCCCCGTCGCGGCGGCCGAGACCGATGAGCAGACCAGGCAGTACCAGATCCACGGCCCGTCCACCGTCGCCGCCCGTACCGCCGTCGCGGCGACCGGTGTGTCGATCGACGAGGTCGACGACCACACGGTCGTCGTCAGCGCCACCGCCGCACAGGCCAAGCGGCTGCGCGCGCTCGGCCACACCCTGAAGGCGCTTCCCGCTCCACCCGACCGGCGGACCGCCGCGGAGGTCAAGCCGTTCGACTTCCCGTCGGCCGACTCGAGGTACCACAACTACGCCGAGATGACGGCTGAGATCGACCAGCGGATCGCCTCGCGCCCGAACATCATGAGCAAGCGGGTCATCGGCAAGTCGTACCAGGGCCGGGACATCGTCGCCATCAAGGTCAGCGACAACGTGGCGACGGACGAGAACGAGCCCGAGGTCATCTTCACCCACCACCAGCACGCGCGCGAGCACCTCACGGTCGAGATGGCCCTGTATCTGCTGCGCGAGTTCGCAGAGGACTACGGGACCGACTCGCGGATCACCAATGCCGTGAACGGGCGTGAGATCTGGATCGTCCCGGACCTCAACCCGGACGGCGGCGAGTACGACATCGCCACCGGCTCGTACCGCAGCTGGCGCAAGAACCGGCAGCCCAACACCGGTTCGTCGTACGTCGGCACGGACATGAACCGCAACTGGAACTACCGGTGGGGCTGCTGCGGCGGCTCCTCGGGCTCCACCAGCTCCGAGACCTACCGCGGCCGGGCCGCCGAGTCCGCACCCGAGGTGAAGGTGGTCGCCGACTTCGTCCGCAGCCGGATCGTCGGCGGCAAGCAGCAGATCAGGACGGGCATCGACTTCCACACCTACAGCGAGCTGGTGCTGTGGCCCTTCGGCTACACGACGGCCAACACCGCCCCCGGCCTGACACAGGACGACCGCGACGCCTTCGCCACCGTGGGCCAGAAGATGGCCGCCAGCAACGGGTACACGCCCGAGCAGTCGAGCGACCTCTACATCACCGACGGGTCGATCGACGACTGGCTGTGGGGCAGCCAGAAGATCTTCGGCTACACCTTCGAGATGTTCCCGACCAGCGTCTTCGGCGGCGGCTTCTACCCGCCCGACGAGGTGATCGAGCGCGAGACCAGCCGCAACCGCGACGCGGTGCTCCAGCTGCTGGAGAACTCCGACTGCATGTACCGCTCCATCGGCAAGGAGGCGCAGTACTGCACAGGCTGA
- a CDS encoding RidA family protein: protein MTEKTAITPSTHTAPPAKFSHGVRKGNILQVAGQVGFLPAVEGRAPTPAGPTLREQTLQTLANVESVLQEGGASWDDVMMIRVYLTDVDHFAGMNEIYNDYFKDLTVAPAARTTVYVGLPAGLLIEIDALAVLG from the coding sequence ATGACCGAGAAGACCGCGATCACCCCCAGCACCCACACCGCGCCGCCCGCGAAGTTCTCCCACGGAGTGCGCAAGGGCAACATCCTCCAGGTCGCCGGGCAGGTCGGCTTCCTGCCGGCCGTCGAGGGCCGGGCGCCGACCCCGGCCGGTCCCACCCTGCGCGAGCAGACTCTCCAGACCCTCGCCAACGTCGAGTCCGTCCTCCAGGAGGGCGGCGCGAGCTGGGACGACGTGATGATGATCCGCGTCTACCTCACGGACGTCGACCACTTCGCCGGGATGAACGAGATCTACAACGACTACTTCAAGGACCTGACGGTGGCCCCCGCCGCCCGCACCACGGTCTATGTCGGCCTGCCCGCCGGCCTGCTCATCGAGATCGACGCCCTGGCAGTCCTCGGCTGA
- a CDS encoding IclR family transcriptional regulator gives MSQTVDRALSILPLLAQGPADLGQVAERLGVHKSTALRLLRTLHEHGLVYRQQDQRYRLGARLFALAQEAVENLDVREIAHPHLVALNEQTGHTIHLAVYEESDVLYIDKVESRYPVRMYSRIGKPVAITVAAVAKLLLADLPEPERRALAEKLDYPMYTSRSTPGAAAFLEELAVVREQGWATDLGGHEESINCIAAPIRGADGRAVAAMSVSAPNVVVTAEELLALLPLVRRTADAISREYSGSVSPQ, from the coding sequence ATGAGCCAGACCGTCGATCGCGCGCTGAGCATCCTGCCGCTGCTCGCGCAGGGGCCGGCCGACCTCGGGCAGGTGGCCGAACGTCTCGGTGTGCACAAGTCCACCGCACTGCGCCTGCTGCGCACACTCCACGAGCACGGCCTCGTCTACCGCCAGCAGGACCAGCGCTACCGCCTCGGCGCCCGCCTCTTCGCGCTGGCGCAGGAGGCCGTCGAGAACCTCGACGTACGCGAGATCGCCCATCCGCATCTCGTCGCGCTCAACGAACAGACCGGACACACGATCCACCTCGCCGTGTACGAGGAGAGCGACGTCCTCTACATCGACAAGGTCGAGAGCCGCTACCCGGTCCGGATGTACTCGCGGATCGGCAAGCCGGTCGCGATCACCGTCGCGGCCGTCGCCAAACTGCTGCTCGCCGACCTGCCCGAGCCCGAGCGGCGGGCCCTCGCCGAGAAGCTCGACTACCCCATGTACACATCCCGTTCGACCCCCGGCGCCGCGGCCTTCCTCGAGGAGCTCGCCGTCGTACGCGAACAGGGATGGGCCACCGACCTCGGCGGCCACGAGGAGTCCATCAACTGCATCGCAGCCCCCATCCGCGGTGCGGACGGCCGGGCCGTCGCCGCCATGTCGGTCTCGGCGCCGAATGTCGTCGTCACCGCCGAAGAACTCCTCGCCCTCCTCCCGCTGGTGCGCCGTACCGCCGACGCGATCAGCCGGGAGTACTCAGGATCCGTATCCCCCCAGTAG